In Wolinella succinogenes DSM 1740, a single genomic region encodes these proteins:
- a CDS encoding efflux RND transporter permease subunit has translation MYQFAIRRPITTLMFALALCFFGVMAQNRMPVSLFPDVDIPVVTITTTYKGANPETIESKVTDKIEEAIGGIDGMDQIFSTSAQNLSYVTAQFVLSKDIEVAVNDVRDKLSALNLGSEVDKPIIQKFDVGAAPVLSIFLSSTTKESTELMKHADQVIKPLLQRIQGVGKVNLVGYKERVVQILPDPFEMNRLGLDYRDIAAKIGAENLKIDGGRLIASKHEWKITTDADATLIEELGNIQILPGILLKEIAKVQDGLQEARSFASFGESPGVILEIQKISGSNEIAIAQGIKERLPYLRSLSEGYELSIMRDTTQYIQDSIDDARFDLLLGGVLATLIVLLFLRNLTITLVAFLSLPISIFGTFAIMSATGQSLNLLTLIALTLSIGIIIDDAIVVIENIYKKLEEGMERGKAALEGVREIGFSIIAISAMLLSVFVPVANMGGVVGRFFTSFGVTVSAAIIISYIVVITFIPMISSLIANPEQNRFYRLSEPFFIALDRTYLKILEGVLRFRYWIVLAIFLLFAFSLSLAGKLGMNFMPDEDKSEFELFIKAQPGISIEEMHRQSTLIQEELLGVPEVRQSVLYIGYTTQQKVYESKIYVKLSEIHERTRSQDEIMQELRRHFSQRAGLTLSLSPIPNISGGENNSPFKVIFTAQTTEQAKEVADRFTSILRTMKGAINIQDDLEAYSPEYRLTLRREALARLNLTAQEVATSIMRAFSGDQPIAYYREKGKEYDIILRLEGENRADIASLSRLQLRLDSGEMLSLEGIAMIEEREAITSIKRKDRQRQVMVSAYLDKGGLSLGELVNAMEERKEEWLLEGVSYDLSGDIKNMKETSEAFGIAMIIAIVMIYLILASLYESLLQPLIIMTALPLSFTGAFLALFVSGQTQSLFSLMGLLLLLGMVGKNSTLLVDVANHKLRAGASVKEALLGAGESRLRPILMTTIAMVFGMLPLAISQGAGSAAKAPMGITMIGGLIISMILSLLIVPAIYSILAPLDQKLRRFYER, from the coding sequence ATGTATCAATTCGCCATCCGCCGCCCCATCACCACGCTGATGTTTGCCCTCGCTCTCTGTTTTTTTGGAGTGATGGCACAAAATCGAATGCCCGTGAGCCTCTTCCCAGATGTTGATATTCCCGTGGTCACCATCACCACCACCTACAAAGGGGCGAATCCAGAGACCATCGAATCCAAAGTGACCGACAAAATTGAGGAGGCGATTGGAGGAATCGATGGGATGGATCAGATATTCTCCACAAGCGCTCAGAATCTAAGCTATGTCACCGCACAGTTTGTCCTTAGCAAGGATATCGAAGTCGCCGTCAATGATGTGCGAGACAAACTCTCCGCACTCAATCTCGGAAGCGAAGTGGATAAACCCATCATCCAAAAGTTCGATGTAGGGGCTGCGCCCGTGCTCTCCATCTTCCTAAGCTCAACAACCAAAGAATCAACCGAGCTCATGAAGCACGCCGACCAAGTGATCAAACCCCTCCTTCAACGCATCCAAGGGGTGGGCAAGGTCAACCTCGTGGGCTATAAAGAGCGTGTGGTGCAGATTCTGCCTGATCCTTTTGAGATGAATCGCTTGGGGCTTGATTATCGTGATATCGCCGCTAAAATCGGAGCAGAGAATCTTAAAATCGATGGAGGGCGCCTCATTGCATCCAAGCATGAGTGGAAAATCACCACCGATGCGGACGCGACTCTCATCGAAGAGCTGGGCAATATTCAGATTCTTCCGGGAATCTTGCTCAAAGAGATTGCCAAGGTCCAAGATGGGCTCCAAGAGGCGCGAAGCTTCGCTAGCTTTGGAGAATCGCCAGGCGTGATACTGGAGATCCAAAAAATTTCAGGGAGCAACGAAATCGCCATCGCCCAAGGAATCAAAGAGCGCCTCCCCTATTTGCGCTCCCTCTCAGAAGGCTACGAGCTCTCCATCATGCGCGACACCACTCAATACATTCAAGATTCCATCGATGATGCGCGATTTGACCTTTTGCTTGGCGGGGTTTTGGCGACCCTTATTGTCCTGCTTTTTCTGCGCAACCTCACCATCACCCTTGTGGCTTTTTTAAGCCTCCCCATCTCTATCTTTGGCACCTTCGCCATCATGAGTGCCACAGGCCAAAGCCTCAACCTTCTCACCCTCATCGCGCTCACCCTCTCCATTGGAATCATCATTGATGATGCGATTGTCGTCATTGAAAATATTTACAAAAAGCTTGAAGAGGGCATGGAGCGAGGCAAGGCGGCGCTAGAGGGCGTGAGAGAGATCGGATTTTCCATCATCGCCATCTCAGCGATGCTCCTCTCTGTCTTTGTACCCGTAGCGAATATGGGTGGGGTTGTGGGGCGATTCTTCACCTCCTTTGGAGTGACCGTCTCTGCGGCGATCATCATCTCTTACATCGTCGTGATCACCTTCATCCCGATGATTAGCTCCCTCATCGCCAACCCCGAGCAGAATCGATTCTATCGCTTGAGCGAGCCTTTTTTTATTGCGCTGGATCGAACCTATCTTAAGATTCTTGAGGGGGTTTTGAGATTTCGCTATTGGATTGTTTTGGCCATCTTTTTGCTCTTTGCCTTTTCACTTTCGCTCGCAGGAAAATTAGGGATGAACTTCATGCCCGATGAGGACAAGAGCGAATTTGAGCTCTTCATCAAGGCTCAACCCGGAATCTCGATTGAAGAGATGCACCGCCAAAGCACACTCATCCAAGAGGAGCTCCTAGGAGTGCCCGAGGTGCGCCAAAGCGTGCTTTATATCGGATACACCACGCAACAAAAAGTCTATGAGTCCAAAATCTATGTCAAGCTGAGCGAAATCCACGAGCGCACACGAAGCCAAGATGAGATCATGCAAGAGCTTCGAAGGCACTTCAGCCAAAGGGCGGGGCTCACCCTCTCCCTCTCTCCCATTCCCAACATCTCAGGAGGCGAAAACAACTCTCCTTTCAAGGTGATCTTCACCGCCCAAACCACAGAGCAGGCCAAAGAGGTCGCGGATCGCTTCACCTCGATTCTGCGCACCATGAAAGGAGCGATCAATATCCAAGATGACCTTGAGGCCTATTCGCCCGAATATCGCCTCACGCTCAGACGCGAAGCACTCGCTAGGCTCAATCTCACCGCTCAAGAGGTCGCCACCTCCATCATGCGAGCCTTTTCAGGCGATCAGCCTATCGCCTACTACCGTGAAAAAGGAAAAGAGTATGACATTATCTTGCGTCTAGAGGGAGAGAATCGCGCCGATATCGCCTCCCTCTCGCGCCTCCAGCTCCGCCTTGATAGCGGAGAGATGCTCTCCTTGGAGGGAATCGCCATGATTGAAGAGCGCGAAGCGATCACCTCCATTAAACGAAAAGATCGCCAACGCCAAGTGATGGTCTCCGCCTACCTTGACAAAGGAGGCCTTAGCCTTGGCGAGCTAGTCAATGCGATGGAAGAGCGCAAAGAGGAGTGGCTTTTGGAGGGGGTGAGCTATGATCTAAGCGGGGATATCAAAAACATGAAAGAGACGAGCGAAGCCTTTGGAATCGCCATGATCATCGCTATCGTGATGATCTATCTCATCCTCGCCTCACTCTATGAATCGCTCCTGCAACCCCTCATTATCATGACCGCCTTGCCACTAAGCTTCACGGGCGCTTTTTTGGCGCTTTTTGTGAGCGGACAGACCCAGAGTCTCTTTAGTCTCATGGGACTTTTGCTGCTTCTTGGGATGGTCGGGAAAAACTCCACCCTCCTTGTGGATGTCGCCAACCACAAGCTTCGCGCGGGCGCTAGCGTCAAAGAGGCACTCCTTGGTGCGGGTGAGAGTCGATTGCGTCCGATTCTCATGACCACCATCGCGATGGTCTTTGGGATGCTCCCCCTCGCCATCTCCCAAGGTGCAGGCTCAGCCGCCAAAGCTCCGATGGGAATCACCATGATTGGAGGCCTAATCATCTCGATGATTCTAAGCCTCTTAATCGTGCCAGCGATCTACTCGATTCTCGCTCCTTTGGATCAGAAACTACGCCGATTCTATGAGCGCTAG
- a CDS encoding thiamine-phosphate kinase, whose amino-acid sequence MRDREALLIQTLQKSGASFGIGDDGVRIGELVYAMDAFNEGSHFKRGWMSLEKLAYKALAVNVSDLYAMNAKPLYALLSLSIPRDFSAKEVTSLSLGIAKACEAFGVKLIGGDTILSSLLGFSFTLIGQASKKTLQRRGMKGGDYLAYTGRVGDSLKGLTTLLRGGRLSSQSRFIRPTLRPKLIAEMTPWLRGGMDISDGIFFECERLSRLNHLGFYFTKPLPKRLGRSGEEYEMLLVIPPKNLSKIRRIAQKHRTPLHLFARAKRGSYRAPCLGHHS is encoded by the coding sequence ATGAGGGATAGAGAGGCGCTTTTGATCCAAACCCTCCAGAAAAGTGGAGCGAGCTTTGGAATTGGAGATGATGGGGTCAGGATAGGCGAGCTTGTCTATGCAATGGATGCTTTTAATGAGGGGAGTCACTTCAAGCGGGGCTGGATGAGTCTAGAAAAGCTCGCCTATAAGGCGCTGGCGGTCAATGTTTCAGACCTCTACGCCATGAACGCCAAGCCTCTCTATGCACTCCTCTCCCTCTCTATTCCTCGCGACTTTTCGGCCAAAGAGGTCACCTCGCTCTCGCTTGGAATTGCTAAGGCGTGCGAGGCTTTTGGGGTGAAGCTCATTGGCGGGGATACGATTCTCTCTTCACTCCTAGGATTCTCTTTCACGCTCATTGGGCAAGCCTCCAAGAAAACCCTCCAAAGAAGAGGGATGAAAGGAGGAGATTACCTCGCCTACACAGGCAGAGTGGGCGATTCTCTTAAGGGGCTCACTACGCTTCTTCGAGGGGGACGCCTCTCTTCTCAATCCCGCTTCATTCGACCGACTCTTCGCCCTAAACTCATCGCCGAGATGACCCCTTGGTTGAGGGGAGGAATGGATATCTCTGATGGAATCTTCTTTGAGTGCGAACGCCTCTCTCGCCTCAATCATCTGGGATTTTATTTCACCAAGCCTCTCCCTAAACGCCTTGGTCGCAGTGGAGAGGAGTATGAGATGCTCCTGGTTATTCCTCCCAAAAATCTCTCCAAAATCAGAAGAATCGCCCAAAAGCATCGCACCCCCCTCCACCTCTTTGCTAGGGCGAAGCGCGGATCTTATAGGGCTCCCTGCTTGGGGCATCACTCCTAG
- the nadC gene encoding carboxylating nicotinate-nucleotide diphosphorylase, which translates to MREDLRPFLEAALAEDIGRGDLFALMDIKMRVQAEIIAKSEGIFSGELYARELCEMRGIEALFGIKDGEVFEPSKRLVALEGDYVSLLQIERTLLNLLQHSSGIATQTRRLVNLIPSGSNLKILDTRKTRPLLRAFEKYSVRNGGGINHRLGLDDCLMLKDTHLRHIDDLYAFIKEARTRIPWTSRIEVEVESVQRMIEACEAGADIVMCDNMSLHDIEECVKYRARFAPGVKLEVSGNITEENLLVYARLGVDAISSGSLIHQARWLDMSLKMR; encoded by the coding sequence ATGAGAGAAGATTTGAGACCCTTTTTGGAGGCGGCGCTGGCTGAGGATATAGGGAGAGGCGATCTCTTTGCCTTGATGGATATCAAGATGCGCGTGCAAGCGGAGATCATCGCCAAAAGCGAGGGGATCTTCTCGGGTGAGCTTTATGCTAGAGAGCTTTGCGAGATGAGAGGAATCGAGGCGCTTTTTGGAATCAAAGATGGAGAGGTGTTTGAGCCATCCAAGAGGCTTGTGGCGCTAGAGGGAGATTATGTGAGCCTGCTTCAAATTGAGCGCACGCTTCTTAATCTTCTTCAGCACAGTAGCGGAATTGCGACGCAGACGAGGCGTTTGGTGAATCTCATCCCTTCTGGCTCGAATCTAAAGATTCTTGACACGCGCAAGACGCGACCCTTGCTAAGAGCCTTTGAGAAATATTCCGTGCGCAATGGCGGGGGAATCAACCATCGTCTAGGGCTTGATGATTGCCTTATGCTCAAAGACACGCATTTAAGGCATATCGATGATCTTTATGCCTTCATCAAGGAGGCACGAACAAGGATTCCTTGGACGAGTCGAATCGAAGTGGAGGTCGAGAGCGTGCAAAGAATGATCGAGGCGTGCGAGGCGGGTGCGGATATTGTGATGTGCGATAATATGAGCCTCCATGATATTGAGGAGTGTGTCAAATATCGTGCTAGGTTCGCCCCGGGGGTGAAGCTTGAGGTGAGTGGTAACATCACTGAAGAGAATCTTCTCGTCTATGCGAGGCTTGGGGTGGATGCAATTAGCAGCGGTTCGCTCATTCATCAGGCACGCTGGCTGGATATGAGTTTGAAGATGAGATGA
- the nadA gene encoding quinolinate synthase NadA, protein MSIQEEIRILKERLDAVLVAHFYQRDEIVEIADITGDSLELAKRAMGSPRSLVVFCGVGFMGQSVKILAPQKRVVMPRLACCSMARMIDSAYFDESIQKLEEYGLLKEAILPLAYINSSAEVKAKVGAMGGLVCTSANAVKIMQKAQESGKKIFFLPDRCLGQNLAKQGGQKSAVLGSSSKEEVLGADIICYDGFCSVHQLFTPQDIEFYRQKFPDILIAVHPECDPSVVERADFVGSTSQIITFVKNLPLEQKVAVGTEYNLVNRLREKNTYVLSSTKPECPTMNETTLEDILECLKAFERGEPLNEITLEEEVRLEAHLALSRMMELS, encoded by the coding sequence TTGAGTATTCAAGAAGAGATCAGGATTTTAAAAGAGCGACTGGATGCGGTTTTGGTCGCTCACTTTTACCAGAGAGATGAGATTGTAGAGATTGCCGATATCACAGGCGATAGTTTAGAGCTTGCCAAGAGGGCGATGGGCTCACCTCGCTCTTTGGTGGTCTTTTGTGGAGTGGGATTCATGGGGCAGAGCGTGAAGATTCTAGCCCCCCAAAAGCGCGTGGTGATGCCGCGTCTAGCCTGTTGCTCCATGGCAAGAATGATTGATAGTGCCTATTTTGATGAATCGATCCAAAAGCTAGAAGAGTATGGACTTTTAAAAGAGGCGATTCTTCCGCTCGCTTACATCAACTCTAGCGCCGAGGTGAAAGCCAAAGTCGGGGCGATGGGGGGATTGGTCTGCACCTCGGCCAATGCGGTGAAGATCATGCAAAAAGCTCAAGAATCGGGCAAAAAAATCTTCTTTTTGCCCGATCGATGTCTAGGGCAGAATCTTGCCAAACAGGGCGGGCAAAAATCGGCCGTGCTCGGAAGCAGCTCCAAAGAGGAGGTGCTTGGGGCGGATATCATCTGCTATGATGGCTTCTGCTCCGTGCATCAGCTCTTCACCCCGCAAGACATTGAGTTCTATCGCCAAAAATTCCCGGATATTCTCATTGCCGTTCATCCTGAGTGCGATCCAAGCGTGGTGGAAAGGGCTGATTTTGTGGGTTCGACTAGCCAAATCATCACTTTTGTGAAAAATCTTCCCCTAGAGCAGAAAGTCGCGGTGGGCACAGAATATAACCTCGTCAATCGTCTCCGAGAGAAGAACACCTATGTTTTAAGCAGCACCAAGCCTGAGTGTCCCACGATGAATGAGACGACTTTGGAGGATATTTTGGAGTGCCTTAAGGCGTTTGAGCGAGGCGAGCCGCTCAATGAGATCACGCTAGAGGAGGAGGTGAGATTAGAGGCGCACCTCGCTCTTTCACGAATGATGGAGCTCTCATGA
- a CDS encoding phosphatidylserine decarboxylase: MNWSNRLSRVFGAFASYPFPRRLQILINEFYVKLFGISMEEFDTIDSYPTLSALFTRSLIKDRPLDREKGVLVAPCDSLVMALGDSVDQKALQIKGMEYPLGELLGEDLEEEFSYLNLYLSPSDYHRFHAPCDLEVVESRYFSGELLSVNLSSLKKHSRLFVRNERVVLKCRDAWGDWLYYVAVGALNVGQMAIHFESRIKTNAKLGDARYVYERPLHLKKGQEIGLFRMGSTVVMVGKNWNLALKEGERVRYAQSIGIKERE, encoded by the coding sequence ATGAATTGGAGCAACCGCCTCTCTAGAGTTTTTGGGGCTTTTGCCTCATACCCTTTCCCGCGCCGCTTGCAGATTCTAATCAACGAATTTTATGTGAAGCTTTTTGGCATCTCTATGGAGGAGTTTGACACGATCGATTCCTACCCTACGCTAAGCGCACTCTTCACTCGAAGTCTCATCAAAGATCGTCCTTTGGATAGAGAAAAGGGTGTTTTGGTGGCTCCATGCGATTCGCTTGTGATGGCGCTTGGAGATAGCGTCGATCAAAAAGCGCTTCAAATCAAAGGGATGGAGTATCCGCTAGGAGAGCTCTTGGGTGAAGATTTGGAGGAGGAGTTCTCCTATCTCAATCTCTACCTCTCCCCTAGTGATTACCATCGATTCCATGCGCCTTGTGATTTGGAGGTGGTGGAGAGTCGCTATTTTAGCGGGGAGCTTTTAAGTGTGAATCTCTCCTCGCTCAAGAAGCACTCTCGTCTTTTTGTGCGCAATGAGCGCGTGGTGCTCAAGTGTCGTGATGCTTGGGGGGATTGGCTCTATTATGTGGCCGTAGGAGCGCTCAATGTGGGTCAAATGGCGATTCATTTTGAGTCAAGAATCAAGACCAATGCCAAGCTTGGCGATGCCCGTTATGTTTATGAGCGCCCCTTGCACCTCAAAAAAGGTCAAGAGATAGGGCTTTTTAGGATGGGTTCGACGGTGGTGATGGTGGGCAAAAACTGGAATCTCGCCCTCAAAGAGGGAGAGAGGGTTCGCTACGCCCAAAGCATCGGAATCAAAGAGAGGGAGTGA
- a CDS encoding arginyltransferase yields MRENIIEFIPKEKPCSYLKEERSLFRYFHIEECSSDLYQALLERGWRRFGKYFFVPICKNCKACLSVRKPLANLEFSRSFKRVLSKNRQTGLVIQRPMITEAHLKLYDRYHRRMSEKKGWEYSPITMESYYEMFVEGSGEFGYEFAYYRDERLVGIALVDILERSLSAVYCFYDHDYSDFSLGIFSILKQLELAKRLKIDYFYPGYWIKNHPSMGYKERFAPYEILRNEPDIDALPEWSLQGENE; encoded by the coding sequence ATGCGAGAAAACATTATTGAATTCATTCCCAAAGAAAAACCTTGCAGCTACCTCAAAGAGGAGCGCTCCCTCTTTCGCTATTTTCATATTGAGGAGTGCTCTAGCGATCTCTACCAAGCCTTATTGGAGCGAGGCTGGAGGCGTTTTGGGAAATATTTTTTCGTGCCGATTTGCAAAAATTGCAAAGCGTGCCTCTCGGTGAGAAAACCTCTAGCGAATCTGGAGTTTTCGCGCTCTTTTAAAAGGGTATTGTCCAAGAATCGCCAAACGGGTCTAGTGATCCAGCGCCCTATGATCACCGAGGCACACCTCAAGCTTTATGATCGCTACCATCGCCGCATGAGCGAAAAAAAGGGGTGGGAGTATAGCCCTATCACGATGGAGAGCTACTATGAGATGTTCGTGGAGGGGTCGGGTGAATTTGGCTATGAGTTTGCCTACTATCGTGATGAAAGGCTCGTAGGAATCGCGCTTGTCGATATTTTGGAGCGCTCCCTTTCGGCGGTTTACTGCTTTTATGACCATGACTACAGCGACTTCTCCTTGGGAATCTTCTCGATTCTCAAGCAGTTGGAGCTAGCTAAGCGACTAAAGATTGACTATTTCTATCCGGGCTATTGGATCAAGAATCATCCCAGTATGGGGTATAAAGAGCGTTTCGCTCCTTATGAGATTCTGCGTAATGAACCCGATATTGACGCACTTCCTGAGTGGAGCCTACAAGGAGAAAATGAATGA
- a CDS encoding murein transglycosylase domain-containing protein, translated as MRFILPALILLFLLGCSLSDYQSIARAALSKDPSAAASALARQKSLQYAKNPKALARDLENIKIDFDKIRALFLGEVSKKWGKEETRSASQKVYVKYTDHYKSRAEVDFEKGEIVVETIDLENSTQSLKKAIITTLLTPQDPEGVDLYSDKEIKFEGTPYLAGLVKDHEEKVILYEWRASRYADYLLKNSLKERTAKGGQRVYYVMIPMTRDYVKVRSAKYGDIVKKYAKLHHLNEALVLAIIQSESSFNPYAVSQAPAYGLMQIVPQSAGRDAHKEIHGVDGFPTRSMLFDPETNIRYGTTYLRILFTRYLEGVKHPQSLEYCVISAYNTGSGNVLRTFDGNRTKALGKINAQTPQEVYRKLRTSLPYEETRNYLKKVTEAKRSFIVYEKP; from the coding sequence ATGCGTTTTATTCTTCCCGCACTCATTCTCCTTTTTCTTTTGGGCTGCTCGCTTAGCGATTATCAAAGCATCGCTAGGGCTGCACTCTCCAAAGACCCTTCAGCCGCCGCCTCGGCACTCGCTAGACAAAAATCACTCCAATACGCCAAGAATCCCAAGGCACTCGCGAGAGACCTTGAAAACATCAAAATCGATTTTGACAAAATTCGTGCCCTCTTTTTGGGTGAAGTCTCTAAAAAATGGGGCAAAGAGGAGACAAGGAGCGCGAGCCAAAAGGTCTATGTCAAATACACCGACCACTACAAAAGTCGAGCGGAAGTCGATTTTGAAAAAGGCGAGATTGTGGTGGAGACCATCGACTTGGAGAATTCGACCCAGTCGCTCAAAAAAGCGATCATTACAACCCTCCTTACTCCTCAAGACCCCGAAGGAGTGGATCTCTATTCCGACAAAGAGATAAAGTTTGAGGGGACTCCTTATCTGGCGGGCTTGGTGAAGGACCACGAAGAGAAGGTGATACTCTATGAGTGGCGTGCCTCACGATACGCGGACTACCTGCTGAAAAACTCCCTTAAAGAGCGCACCGCTAAGGGCGGGCAGAGGGTCTATTATGTGATGATTCCCATGACTCGGGATTATGTGAAGGTGCGAAGTGCTAAGTATGGCGATATTGTCAAAAAATACGCCAAACTTCACCATCTCAACGAAGCCTTGGTGTTGGCCATCATCCAAAGCGAAAGCAGTTTTAATCCCTATGCGGTGAGCCAAGCACCCGCCTATGGATTGATGCAGATCGTGCCTCAGAGCGCAGGTCGTGATGCACACAAAGAGATTCATGGAGTGGATGGATTCCCAACGCGCTCCATGCTTTTTGATCCAGAGACCAATATTCGCTATGGGACGACCTATTTGAGGATTCTCTTCACGCGCTATCTTGAGGGGGTCAAACACCCTCAGAGTCTTGAGTATTGCGTCATCTCCGCCTACAATACAGGGAGCGGGAATGTGCTTCGGACCTTTGATGGCAATCGCACCAAAGCCCTTGGCAAAATCAATGCCCAGACCCCTCAAGAGGTCTATCGAAAACTTCGCACCTCCTTGCCTTATGAGGAGACGAGAAACTATCTCAAAAAAGTGACTGAAGCCAAGCGAAGCTTCATTGTCTACGAAAAGCCCTAG
- a CDS encoding DJ-1 family glyoxalase III, with the protein MMQKVVLVPLAKGFEELEAVTIIDVLRRAGARVVVAGLDSTDLVQSQGGIFIRPDSKMELIEPQNIDMIVLPGGWGGTVALASHPLVRSMVEALHKRQKPIGAICAAPYALSEIGVIEGQYTCYPGIQEKIQRGEFVESLVVESDHIFTSQGPATALPFALALVEKLFGKAQRDEVARAMLVSDS; encoded by the coding sequence ATGATGCAAAAGGTGGTGCTTGTTCCTCTAGCCAAAGGCTTTGAGGAGCTGGAGGCAGTGACGATTATTGATGTCTTGCGCCGTGCGGGCGCTAGGGTGGTGGTCGCTGGACTCGATAGCACCGACCTTGTTCAATCCCAAGGAGGAATCTTTATCCGTCCCGATAGCAAAATGGAGCTGATCGAGCCTCAAAATATCGATATGATCGTGCTTCCAGGAGGATGGGGTGGAACCGTGGCACTCGCCTCTCATCCTCTGGTGCGCTCCATGGTTGAGGCGCTTCATAAGCGTCAAAAGCCTATCGGTGCAATTTGTGCCGCTCCCTATGCGCTTAGCGAAATCGGAGTGATAGAGGGCCAATACACTTGCTATCCGGGCATCCAAGAGAAGATTCAAAGAGGTGAGTTCGTCGAATCTCTCGTTGTAGAATCAGACCATATATTCACCTCCCAAGGCCCTGCCACAGCGCTTCCTTTTGCTTTGGCGCTAGTGGAGAAGCTCTTTGGAAAAGCCCAAAGGGATGAGGTGGCTAGAGCGATGTTGGTGAGCGATTCGTAA
- the efp gene encoding elongation factor P: MAYSMSDLKKGLKVEIEGVPYKIVEYQHVKPGKGAAFVRVKMKSFFDGRVLEKTFHAGDKCEEPNLQEKNMQYLYHDGDHFQFMDVESYEQIALSDEQVGDVAKWMTDGMTVSILFHNNKAISVDVPQVVELKITETPPNFKGDTSSGSKKPATLETGAVIQIPYHVLEGDVVRVNTELGEYIEKVK; encoded by the coding sequence ATGGCTTACTCAATGAGCGATCTCAAAAAAGGTCTAAAAGTCGAGATAGAGGGCGTACCCTACAAAATCGTCGAATATCAACATGTCAAACCTGGCAAGGGTGCGGCGTTTGTGCGCGTGAAGATGAAATCATTCTTTGATGGCAGAGTGCTAGAGAAGACCTTCCACGCGGGCGATAAGTGCGAGGAGCCCAATCTTCAAGAGAAGAATATGCAATACCTCTATCACGACGGTGACCACTTTCAGTTCATGGATGTGGAGAGTTATGAACAGATCGCTTTGAGTGACGAGCAAGTGGGCGATGTGGCTAAATGGATGACTGATGGAATGACGGTTTCTATTCTTTTCCACAACAATAAAGCCATCTCCGTGGATGTTCCCCAGGTGGTTGAGCTCAAAATCACCGAGACCCCTCCTAACTTCAAAGGCGACACCTCTAGCGGCAGCAAAAAACCTGCGACCCTAGAGACGGGAGCGGTGATTCAGATTCCCTATCATGTGCTTGAGGGGGATGTGGTGCGAGTCAATACGGAGTTGGGTGAATATATCGAAAAGGTGAAGTGA
- a CDS encoding class II fructose-bisphosphate aldolase, with the protein MLRSGSEILQRAHKEGYGVGAFNFVNFEMLSAIFEAAHEASSPIIVQASEGAIKYMGMEVTVGLVRLLSSRYPHIPVALHLDHGTTYESCAKAIRAGFTSVMIDASHHKFEENLHETQRVVEMAHACGVSVEAELGRLMGIEDNISVDEKDAVLVNPEEAELFVKESGVDFLAPAIGTSHGAFKFKGEPKLDFERLQEVKRRTNIPLVLHGASAIPDYVKEAFLSTGGDLKGSKGVPFAFLQEAVKGGINKVNTDTDLRIAFMAEVRRVANEDNTQFDLRKFFAPGMKAMKKVMVERMQILGSAGKI; encoded by the coding sequence ATGCTAAGAAGCGGAAGCGAGATTCTTCAGAGAGCTCATAAAGAGGGTTATGGAGTCGGGGCGTTTAACTTTGTCAACTTTGAGATGCTGAGCGCGATTTTTGAGGCAGCCCATGAGGCCTCCTCTCCGATCATTGTTCAAGCCAGCGAAGGGGCGATTAAATATATGGGAATGGAAGTAACGGTGGGCTTGGTGAGACTCCTCTCCTCCCGTTATCCTCATATTCCTGTGGCGTTGCACCTAGATCATGGCACCACCTATGAGAGTTGTGCTAAGGCAATTAGAGCAGGATTCACCTCAGTGATGATTGATGCGAGCCACCATAAATTTGAAGAGAATCTTCATGAGACCCAAAGGGTTGTGGAGATGGCACACGCCTGCGGTGTGAGTGTGGAAGCAGAGCTTGGACGGCTCATGGGAATCGAAGATAACATTAGCGTGGATGAAAAAGATGCCGTGCTGGTCAATCCTGAAGAGGCGGAACTTTTTGTCAAAGAGAGTGGTGTGGATTTTCTTGCACCCGCCATTGGCACTAGCCATGGAGCTTTCAAGTTCAAAGGCGAGCCCAAGCTTGATTTTGAAAGACTTCAAGAGGTGAAGCGCCGCACCAATATTCCCCTTGTGCTCCATGGAGCAAGCGCGATTCCTGACTATGTCAAAGAGGCCTTTCTCTCTACGGGAGGCGACCTTAAGGGGAGCAAAGGGGTTCCTTTTGCCTTCTTGCAAGAGGCGGTTAAAGGGGGAATCAACAAGGTCAACACGGATACCGACCTAAGAATCGCTTTCATGGCAGAAGTTCGAAGAGTTGCCAATGAAGATAACACGCAGTTTGACCTCCGTAAGTTCTTTGCCCCTGGAATGAAGGCGATGAAAAAGGTGATGGTCGAGCGAATGCAGATTCTTGGCAGTGCTGGAAAAATCTAA